In Betaproteobacteria bacterium, the sequence AAGGTAAAAGTCACGGTGGGAATTTCCGGCACTGGCGGCGGCTTCAAGAAATTCTGCCGCGGCGAGACCGACATTTCCGATGCTTCCCGCCCGATCCTGAAAAAGGAAATGGACGATTGCAAGGCGGCAGGCGTGCAGTACATCGAGCTGCCGGTCGCCTATGACGCCCTGACCGTCGTGATTCATCCCGACAACAAGTGGGCGCAGACGCTGACAGTCGCCGAGCTCAGGAAGATGTGGGAGCCGGGCGCGCAGGGCAAGGTGAAGACCTGGAAGCAGGTGAATCCCGCATGGCCGGATCAGCCGTTGAAGTTGTTCGGCCCCGGGGCGGACTCCGGTACCTTCGACTATTTCACCGAGGCGGTCAGCGGCAAGGCCAAGTCCAGCCGCGGTGACTTTACCGCATCGGAAGACGATAACGTCCTGGTGCAGGGCGTATCCCGCGACGTCAACGCGCTGGGCTATTTCGGATTCGCCTACTACGTCGAAAACAAGGATAAGCTCCGGGCCGCCAGGATTGCGGACAAGGCTGGTCAGGGGGTCGAACCCTCGTTCGAAACGGTCATCAACGGCACTTACCAGCCACTGGCCCGTCCGATCTTCATTTACATCAATGCCAAGTCGCTGGAACGGCCGGAAGTGAAGGAATTCGTCGAGTTCTACATGAAGAGCGCCGAAGTACTGGTACGCGAGGTCAAGTACGTGCCGCTGCCGGCCAAGGCCTACGCCTATAACATCGAACATGCCAACAAGAAGGTGCTCGGCACTAAATTCGGCGGCGAGAACAAGGTCGGTCTTACAATAGAACAGTTGATGCAGCTCGAAGCCAAGCTGTAAGTCGTCCCGATTCCGGAGCAACAGGAGGGGCATTGCCCCTCCTGTTTTTTGCCCGGGCTGCGGGTGTCGCGAGAAATCTGTAATATATTTTCCTCGGTCCCGAACCGATGAGTTCCGTCGCAAATACCCAACCACTGAATACCCTGGTGGACCACACAATCAGCGCGCGGCTCGCGAAGAAGAAAACCCGGCATGTTCGCGAGCGGTTAATCGAAGGCGTGCTGTTCCTGGCGGCATCGGTTTCGGTCGCCATCACCGTCGGCATCGTGGTCATCCTGGTGACCGAGTCCTACCAGTTCTTCCAGCACATCTCGCTGGTCGATTTTCTCACCGACAACCAGTGGACGCCGCTGTTCGACGACGCCCATTACGGCATCATGGTGCTGCTGTCGGGCACGGTGGTTAGCTCGTTCGTGGCGCTGGCCGTGGCAATACCGCTCGGCACCATGATCGCCATTTACCTGTCGGAATTTGCGCCCTTCGCGGTGCGCGAAATCGCCAAGCCGTTTCTCGAATTGCTGGGCGGCGTGCCCACCATCGTTTATGGATATTTCGCTCTGCTGTACGTGAATCCGGCGCTGCAATTCTTCTTTCCCGGGCTGCCCGGCTTCAATCTTCTGTCTGCGGGACTGGTCATGGGCATCATGATCATTCCCTACGTCAGTTCGGTTTCCGAGGACGCGATGCGCTCGGTGCCGATGGCGATGCGCGAAGGTTCCTATGCAATGGGCGCGACGCGCTTCCAGACTGCGGTTCGTGTCGTCACACCCGCCGCTTTCTCCGGCATTGCCGCGGCTTACATCCTCGGCATATCGCGCGCAGTCGGAGAAACCATGATTGTCGCGGTGGCCGCCGGCATGCAGCCCAACCTGACCTGGAATCCCGCGGAACCGGCGGCAACCATCACCGCTTATATCGTGCAGGTCGCGCTGGGCGATCTGCCGCACGGCAGCATCGGCTACCAGACGATATTCGCAGCAGGCCTGACCCTGATGTTGCTGACGCTGTTCTTCAACGTCGTCGGCCACTTTATGAAGCGTCGCTACCGGCAGGCGTACTGACATGGCCGATATGACCGTCGCGGAAATCCGGGCGCTCATCACCAAGCACAAGCGCTGGGACCTGATATTCGCGACCGTGGGTGTGCTTGCATTGATGGTGGGCGTGCTGACGTTCGTTGCGCTGTTCGCCGGCATGGTGATGGACGGCGCGCACCGGCTGTCCTGGGATTTCTTCGTCAATTTCCCTTCCCGCCGCGCGGAGAACGCGGGCATCCTGTCGGCCTGGGCCGGCAGTACGCTGGTGATGCTGGTGACCGCCGTCACCGCCATCCCGGTAGGCGTGGCGGGCGCGGTTTACCTTGAAGAGTACGCGCCGAAGAACTGGATGACGGACATCATCGAGATCAACGTGACCAATCTCGCCGGCGTGCCTTCGATCATTTACGGCCTGCTGGCATTGGGCCTGTTCGTTTACAAGTTCGGTTTTGGCCAGAGCATTTTGTCCGCCGGGCTGACACTGGCGTTGTTGATCCTGCCGGTGGTGATCGTTGCTACTCGCGAGGCGATCCGTTCGATTCCCGGGGTGATCCGCGAAGGGGCTTATGCGCTCGGCGCCACCAAATGGCAGACCACCGCAGACCACATTCTTCCGTACTCTGTTCCGGGTATCCTCACCGGCGTGATCATCGGCCTGGCGCGCGCAATCGGCGAGACTGCGCCGATCATCACCATCGGCGCGCTGACCTTCATCGCGTTTCTTCCGCCGGCCCCTTTTACCGGCGATCCGTCGGCCGGACCGTTCGACTGGCTGTTCGCGCCGTTCACCGTGATGCCGATCCAGATGTTCAACTGGACTTCGCGACCGGAAGCGGCCTTCCATCAGAATGCCGCCGCTGCGGGCCTGGTGCTGGTGGTGATGACGCTGTCGATGAATGCACTGGCGATCTACATCCGCTACCGACTGAGAAAAAACATCAAGTGGTGAGAATCCAGAATGTCCAAGATCACTGACGGACCCTCCGCACAGGCCAATCTCGTGCTCAAGGCGGAGTCGCGCGGATTGAATTTCTTCTACGGCGCTTTCCATGCGTTGAAAGGCATCAACATGCCGATCTACGACAAGAAGGTCACCGCGCTGATTGGGCCTTCGGGATGCGGCAAGTCGACGTATCTGCGCTGTTTCAACCGTATGCATGATCTCTATCCGGACAACCGCTACGAGGGCGAGATCCGGCTGCATCCGGACAATACCAATCTGCTGAATCCGCACGTCGATCCGATCGAAGTGCGCATGCGCATCAGCATGGTGTTCCAGAAGCCCAATCCCTTTCCGAAATCGATCTATGAGAACGTCGCATATGGACTGCGTGTGCGCGGCGTGCGCGGGGTGGCCACCATCGACGAGAAGGTCGAGCAGGCACTGCGTGGCGCCGCACTGTGGGACGAGGTCAAGGACCGGCTGAACGACCTGGCATTCAATCTTTCCGGCGGCCAGCAGCAGCGCATGTGCATCGCGCGCGCACTGGCGACCGAGCCGGAAATCCTGCTGTTCGACGAACCGACGTCCGCGCTCGATCCGATCGCCACCGCCAGCATCGAGGAACTCATCGCCGACCTGAAGCACAAGGTCACTATCCTGATCGTGACCCACAACATGCAGCAGGCCGCGCGCGTGTCGGATTTCACTGCCTATATGTATCTCGGCGAGATGATCGAATTCGACGCCACCGACACCATCTTCATCAAGCCCAAGAACAAGGCCACCGAAGATTACATAACCGGAAGATTCGGCTGACCGAATCGCCCGCTGGGCGCACTGGCCGGCTTCAAGCCGTGACCGCAGTTTTCGGCCTCCCCCTCCCCGGGATGCGGTGAACATTGACCCTCCCTTGCCCTGACGGGTAAAATTCACCTGTTTTTTCGGTGGGATAGCGCATGCGGCAGCGGCTGGCGGTGGGCAACTGGAAGATGCACGGCAGTCTTCCGGAAAACCAGGCCCTCCTCGACAAGGTCGCGGTGGCTGCCGGCGGTCTCAGCAGAGCACACGCCGCGATTTGTGTCCCTTTCCCCTACCTGGCCCAGGCTCAGTCGGCATTGGCGGGGTCGAAAGCGGCTTGGGGCGGCCAGAACGTCAGCCAACATCCCAAAGGAGCGTTTACCGGTGAAGTTTCCGCTGGAATGCTGCGCGAATTTGGCTGTCGCTATGTGATTGTCGGGCATTCCGAGCGCAGGCAGTCGTTCGGCGAGGATGACGCGTCGGTCGCGCTAAAGGCGAAGGCCGTATTGGCCGAAGGCATGGTACCGATCGTTTGCGTCGGGGAAACGCTGGCGGAGCGCGAGCGGGGTGTCACGCAAGAAGTGGTCGGCCGTCAGCTTGGCGTGGTGGCGGATCGGCTCGGTGCCGAAGGATTGAAGGCGTCGGTACTGGCTTACGAACCGGTCTGGGCAATCGGCACCGGCAAGACGGCGACGCCGGATCAGGCGCAGGCGGTGCATGCGTACTTGCGCGGGGTCCTGGCCGCGCGTGATGAAAGTATCGCCGCCTCGATGCCGATCCTGTACGGCGGCAGCGTGAAGGCGGCCAATGCGGCAGAGTTGTTCGGCATGCAGGATGTGGACGGCGGATTGATCGGCGGCGCTTCTCTGGTGGCCGAAGAATTCCTCGCCATCTGCCGGGCGGCAGATGGCTAAAACGATGGGATGACACAATGGAAACCTTGATTCTGATTCTCCATGTACTGGCCGCGTTGTGCGTGATCGGCCTCGTGCTGCTTCAGCACGGCAAAGGTGCGGATATGGGCGCGGCGTTCGGCAGCGGTTCCGCCGGCAGCCTGTTCGGCTCCAGCGGGTCGGCCAACTTTCTGAGCAGGACCACGGGAGTCCTGGCCGCGGTGTTTTTCCTGACCAGCTTGGGGCTTACCTATGTATCCAGTCACAAGGGCCGGCCGGAAGGCGTGATGTCCACGCATCAGGAATCGCCGGTGGAACCGGCCAAGAGCGTCCCGGTACCGGGTGCTCCGGTGCCGCAACCGTCTGGCGGCGATTCGAAGGCGAACGAAATACCGAAGTAACGGCGAGACGCGGGGAGTGAGGCGCAAGACCCTCAAGCTTGCAAAGGATCGGCCTCACGCCCGGCACCTCACGTAAATGCCGACGTGGTGAAATTGGTAGACACGCCATCTTGAGGGGGTGGTGGGGAAACCCGTGGGAGTTCGAGTCTCCCCGTCGGCACCAAATGAGAGTGGGCAATGCTTGAGCAGTACTTTCCGATTCTGCTGTTCATTTTCGTCGGCCTTGCCGTCGGGGTGGCGTTACCCTTGGCCGGCGGCACCCTGAGCAGGCTGCTCGGCGTGCACCGGCCGGATCCGGAAAAACTTTCTCCCTATGAGTGCGGCTTCGAGGCCTTCGAGGACGCGCGCATGAAATTCGACGTGCGCTACTACCTCGTCGCCATCCTGTTCATCCTGTTCGACCTGGAAATCGCGTTTCTATTCCCCTGGGCGGTGGTGCTCCACGAAATCGGGACGTTCGGTTTCCTGGCAATGGTGCTTTTCCTCGCAATCCTCGTCGTCGGCTTTGTCTACGAGTGGAAAAAAGGGGCGCTGGAATGGGAGTGAGCAGTGGTTCGGAGGCGGCACGATGAGCTAC encodes:
- a CDS encoding PstS family phosphate ABC transporter substrate-binding protein gives rise to the protein MFKASRIVLAATAAVFASTLCIVAPVVHAQLVKIDGSSTVFPITEAMAEDFQKSTKGKVKVTVGISGTGGGFKKFCRGETDISDASRPILKKEMDDCKAAGVQYIELPVAYDALTVVIHPDNKWAQTLTVAELRKMWEPGAQGKVKTWKQVNPAWPDQPLKLFGPGADSGTFDYFTEAVSGKAKSSRGDFTASEDDNVLVQGVSRDVNALGYFGFAYYVENKDKLRAARIADKAGQGVEPSFETVINGTYQPLARPIFIYINAKSLERPEVKEFVEFYMKSAEVLVREVKYVPLPAKAYAYNIEHANKKVLGTKFGGENKVGLTIEQLMQLEAKL
- the pstC gene encoding phosphate ABC transporter permease subunit PstC, which produces MSSVANTQPLNTLVDHTISARLAKKKTRHVRERLIEGVLFLAASVSVAITVGIVVILVTESYQFFQHISLVDFLTDNQWTPLFDDAHYGIMVLLSGTVVSSFVALAVAIPLGTMIAIYLSEFAPFAVREIAKPFLELLGGVPTIVYGYFALLYVNPALQFFFPGLPGFNLLSAGLVMGIMIIPYVSSVSEDAMRSVPMAMREGSYAMGATRFQTAVRVVTPAAFSGIAAAYILGISRAVGETMIVAVAAGMQPNLTWNPAEPAATITAYIVQVALGDLPHGSIGYQTIFAAGLTLMLLTLFFNVVGHFMKRRYRQAY
- the pstA gene encoding phosphate ABC transporter permease PstA; amino-acid sequence: MADMTVAEIRALITKHKRWDLIFATVGVLALMVGVLTFVALFAGMVMDGAHRLSWDFFVNFPSRRAENAGILSAWAGSTLVMLVTAVTAIPVGVAGAVYLEEYAPKNWMTDIIEINVTNLAGVPSIIYGLLALGLFVYKFGFGQSILSAGLTLALLILPVVIVATREAIRSIPGVIREGAYALGATKWQTTADHILPYSVPGILTGVIIGLARAIGETAPIITIGALTFIAFLPPAPFTGDPSAGPFDWLFAPFTVMPIQMFNWTSRPEAAFHQNAAAAGLVLVVMTLSMNALAIYIRYRLRKNIKW
- the pstB gene encoding phosphate ABC transporter ATP-binding protein; this encodes MSKITDGPSAQANLVLKAESRGLNFFYGAFHALKGINMPIYDKKVTALIGPSGCGKSTYLRCFNRMHDLYPDNRYEGEIRLHPDNTNLLNPHVDPIEVRMRISMVFQKPNPFPKSIYENVAYGLRVRGVRGVATIDEKVEQALRGAALWDEVKDRLNDLAFNLSGGQQQRMCIARALATEPEILLFDEPTSALDPIATASIEELIADLKHKVTILIVTHNMQQAARVSDFTAYMYLGEMIEFDATDTIFIKPKNKATEDYITGRFG
- a CDS encoding triose-phosphate isomerase — translated: MRQRLAVGNWKMHGSLPENQALLDKVAVAAGGLSRAHAAICVPFPYLAQAQSALAGSKAAWGGQNVSQHPKGAFTGEVSAGMLREFGCRYVIVGHSERRQSFGEDDASVALKAKAVLAEGMVPIVCVGETLAERERGVTQEVVGRQLGVVADRLGAEGLKASVLAYEPVWAIGTGKTATPDQAQAVHAYLRGVLAARDESIAASMPILYGGSVKAANAAELFGMQDVDGGLIGGASLVAEEFLAICRAADG
- the secG gene encoding preprotein translocase subunit SecG, which codes for METLILILHVLAALCVIGLVLLQHGKGADMGAAFGSGSAGSLFGSSGSANFLSRTTGVLAAVFFLTSLGLTYVSSHKGRPEGVMSTHQESPVEPAKSVPVPGAPVPQPSGGDSKANEIPK
- a CDS encoding NADH-quinone oxidoreductase subunit A: MLEQYFPILLFIFVGLAVGVALPLAGGTLSRLLGVHRPDPEKLSPYECGFEAFEDARMKFDVRYYLVAILFILFDLEIAFLFPWAVVLHEIGTFGFLAMVLFLAILVVGFVYEWKKGALEWE